The following are encoded in a window of Carassius auratus strain Wakin chromosome 6, ASM336829v1, whole genome shotgun sequence genomic DNA:
- the LOC113104044 gene encoding hyaluronidase-2-like, which yields MTEVMAIWIQLHWIIWVLVPLSLDHLALAEDPKPTRWPLYPQKPVVLVWNAPTEDCRPRHNIHLQLDQFQIVASPNQDFTKQNLTMFYKDRLGLYPHFQDGVPVNGGLPQMASLTHHREKMPEGIAKYIRDPSARGLAVIDWEEWRPIWIRNWDAKNIYKMQSQSLVAQKNTGWTQNQIKKVAQQEFEMSSRAFMLKTLMLAKSLRPNQLWGFYLFPDCYNHDYRRSLENYTGRCPDVEVARNDQLKWLWTESTALFPSIYMKSVLRSSSSGRQFVRNRVKEAMRLASVGEGLARPVFVYSRPTYDDELQLLTEMDLVSTIGESVALGAAGIIFWGNAAYASSNATCSSLNQYLRGPLGRYLLNVSTAAEQCSRFLCSSHGRCLRRHPNTDTYLHLDSQTHTIVGEGSELRVKGDVSEEEQRRMSGDFQCQCFSGFQGERCDLEDPLQQRGDGHALKALWIYLLTPLLLHLLT from the exons ATGACTGAAGTCATGGCTATCTGGATCCAGCTTCATTGGATAATTTGGGTGTTGGTTCCACTGTCTCTGGATCATCTTGCTCTTGCTGAAGATCCGAAGCCCACCAGATGGCCTCTTTACCCTCAGAAGCCTGTGGTTCTGGTCTGGAACGCCCCAACAGAAGACTGCAGGCCTCGGCACAACATCCACCTCCAGCTCGATCAGTTTCAGATCGTGGCCTCTCCGAACCAAGACTTCACCAAGCAGAACCTCACCATGTTCTACAAAGACCGTCTGGGTCTGTATCCGCACTTTCAGGATGGAGTGCCTGTTAATGGTGGACTACCGCAGATGGCCAGCCTCACGCACCACCGAGAGAAGATGCCGGAGGGGATCGCGAAGTACATTCGCGACCCATCTGCACGAGGCCTGGCCGTGATCGACTGGGAGGAATGGCGTCCGATTTGGATACGAAATTGGGACGCCAAAAACATTTACAAGATGCAGTCACAGTCCTTAGTGGCCCAGAAAAACACAGGCTGGACTCAAAACCAGATAAAAAAAGTAGCCCAGCAGGAGTTTGAGATGTCCAGTCGTGCATTCATGCTGAAGACGTTAATGCTGGCCAAAAGCTTGCGTCCGAACCAGCTTTGGGGCTTCTACCTCTTTCCTGACTGCTATAACCACGACTATCGTCGCAGTCTGGAGAACTACACGGGACGCTGCCCGGATGTGGAGGTGGCCAGGAACGACCAGCTGAAGTGGCTGTGGACTGAAAGCACAGCTCTGTTTCCATCCATATACATGAAGTCTGTGTTGCGTTCATCATCCTCCGGTCGCCAGTTTGTCCGAAACCGGGTGAAGGAGGCAATGAGATTGGCGTCAGTGGGAGAGGGATTGGCACGTCCTGTGTTTGTCTACAGCCGCCCTACGTATGACGATGAGCTGCAACTGCTGACAGAG ATGGATTTGGTGTCCACCATTGGAGAAAGTGTGGCTCTGGGTGCAGCTGGTATCATTTTCTGGGGTAATGCTGCTTATGCCAGCAGCAAT GCCACTTGTTCCAGTCTGAACCAGTACTTGCGGGGTCCACTGGGCCGTTACCTCCTCAACGTCTCCACAGCAGCCGAGCAGTGCAGTCGCTTCCTGTGCAGTTCCCACGGCCGCTGTCTGCGCAGACATCCCAACACGGACACGTATCTGCATCTTGACTCACAGACGCACACGATAGTAGGTGAGGGGAGTGAACTGCGCGTGAAGGGAGATGTGAGTGAGGAAGAGCAGCGGCGGATGAGTGGAGACTTCCAGTGCCAGTGTTTCAGTGGGTTTCAGGGCGAGAGGTGTGACCTCGAGGACCCTCTTCAGCAGCGAGGAGACGGACATGCATTGAAAGCATTATGGATTTACCTTCTCACTCCATTGCTGCTGCATTTACTGACCTGA